In Streptomyces violaceusniger Tu 4113, one DNA window encodes the following:
- a CDS encoding alpha/beta fold hydrolase, with the protein MRVPVAGGSLDVRVGGDAGPALVFAHYWGGSADTWNGVIGHLPPGQATVRFDQRGWGTSRALPGPYHLDQLAEDLVRVIEARVSGPFVLVGHSMGGKASQLVAARRPAGLAGLVLVAPAPPQPPAMLTEEYRQGLSHAYDSAETVAHALDHVLTATPLPETVRATAERDSLASGTEARQEWPLHGIARDITDAARRIEVRVTVLAAENDVVEPPHILREHLLPHIPHATLTTVPDAGHLLPAEAPGAVARALGDFLTAIQR; encoded by the coding sequence ATGAGAGTTCCCGTGGCGGGCGGGTCGCTCGATGTGCGAGTCGGGGGCGATGCCGGTCCGGCGCTGGTGTTCGCCCACTACTGGGGCGGCTCCGCCGACACCTGGAACGGTGTGATCGGCCACCTGCCGCCCGGGCAGGCTACGGTCCGCTTCGACCAGCGCGGCTGGGGCACCTCGCGGGCGCTGCCCGGCCCTTATCACCTCGACCAGCTCGCCGAAGATCTCGTCCGTGTGATCGAGGCGCGCGTGTCGGGGCCGTTCGTCCTCGTCGGCCACTCGATGGGCGGCAAGGCGAGCCAGCTCGTCGCGGCCCGCCGACCGGCCGGCCTGGCCGGTCTGGTGCTCGTCGCGCCCGCGCCGCCCCAGCCGCCGGCCATGCTGACCGAGGAGTACCGGCAGGGCCTGTCACACGCCTACGACTCGGCCGAGACGGTGGCGCACGCACTCGACCATGTCCTGACCGCCACACCGCTGCCCGAGACGGTGCGGGCCACCGCGGAGCGCGACAGCCTCGCCTCCGGTACCGAGGCCCGGCAGGAGTGGCCCCTGCACGGCATCGCGCGGGACATCACCGATGCCGCACGGCGTATCGAGGTCCGGGTGACGGTGCTGGCCGCGGAGAACGACGTGGTCGAGCCGCCGCACATCCTGCGCGAACACCTCCTGCCTCACATCCCGCACGCGACCCTGACGACCGTCCCGGACGCCGGCCACCTGCTCCCCGCGGAAGCCCCCGGCGCCGTCGCGCGAGCCCTCGGCGACTTCCTCACGGCCATTCAGCGCTGA
- a CDS encoding MDR family MFS transporter — protein MTDLIRRALTARATRGTPTAKSPRERIWKHLSPLLRLLILTQLAFNIGFFAVLPFLAEHLGTAIGMAGWMVGFVLGLRTFSQQGLFVVGGWLVDRYGVRPVVLTGCVARIAGFVWLGYAERTWAVIGAVLLIGFAAALFSPAVESEVARQAVAWEEEGRGSRTRVLALFTVSGQAGTFVGPLLGGLLLGVDFRAACLAGAGVFVFVLAGHAWLMPQHIPGRVRNRERGGVRAMVRNRRFLALCCAYGTYLLAYNQLYLALPAEVERAAGSQVPLSWLFALSSLLVVFAQLPVTHWAGNRLDLRRSMTIGLLLIAAGFAVVAAARPAAWTGTVGLLPAAGYVVLLTLGQMLVVPAARAWVPDLAESGRLGLYTGALSSVSGLIVLIGSSATGSLLDLGLPPAAPWLVLAAVPALAVTLLPRRPTQPRVSSSS, from the coding sequence ATGACGGACCTGATCCGCCGCGCCCTGACCGCCCGAGCCACTCGGGGCACGCCGACCGCGAAGTCCCCGCGCGAGCGCATCTGGAAGCACCTGTCTCCGCTTCTGCGGCTGCTGATCCTGACCCAACTCGCCTTCAATATCGGCTTCTTCGCGGTCCTGCCCTTCCTCGCCGAGCACCTGGGCACCGCGATCGGCATGGCGGGATGGATGGTCGGATTCGTCCTCGGTCTCAGGACCTTCAGCCAGCAGGGCCTGTTCGTGGTCGGCGGCTGGCTGGTGGACCGTTACGGCGTGCGCCCGGTGGTCCTGACCGGCTGTGTCGCGCGGATCGCGGGCTTCGTCTGGCTCGGGTACGCGGAGCGGACCTGGGCGGTGATCGGCGCGGTGCTGCTGATCGGCTTCGCCGCCGCGCTGTTCTCCCCCGCGGTGGAATCCGAAGTGGCCCGGCAGGCGGTGGCCTGGGAGGAGGAAGGCCGCGGTTCGCGCACCCGGGTCCTGGCCCTGTTCACCGTCTCCGGCCAGGCCGGTACCTTCGTCGGCCCGCTCCTCGGCGGACTGCTGCTCGGCGTGGACTTCCGCGCCGCGTGCCTCGCCGGAGCCGGGGTCTTCGTCTTCGTCCTCGCCGGGCACGCCTGGCTGATGCCGCAGCACATCCCCGGCCGGGTCCGTAACCGGGAGCGGGGTGGCGTCCGCGCGATGGTGCGCAACCGGCGATTCCTCGCCCTGTGCTGCGCATACGGCACCTATCTGCTCGCCTACAACCAGCTCTACCTGGCCCTGCCGGCCGAAGTGGAGCGGGCGGCGGGCTCCCAGGTGCCGCTGTCGTGGCTGTTCGCCCTGTCCTCGCTGCTGGTCGTCTTCGCCCAGCTCCCGGTCACCCACTGGGCGGGCAACCGGCTCGATCTGCGCCGCTCGATGACCATCGGGCTGCTCCTCATCGCCGCCGGTTTCGCGGTCGTGGCCGCCGCGCGCCCCGCCGCCTGGACGGGCACGGTCGGACTGCTGCCCGCCGCGGGCTACGTCGTGCTGCTCACCCTCGGCCAGATGCTGGTCGTCCCGGCCGCCCGCGCCTGGGTGCCCGACCTCGCCGAGAGCGGGCGGCTCGGCCTCTACACCGGCGCGCTGTCCTCCGTCTCCGGCCTGATCGTCCTCATCGGCAGCTCGGCCACCGGCTCCCTGCTCGACCTGGGCCTCCCGCCCGCCGCCCCCTGGCTCGTCCTCGCCGCCGTACCGGCCCTCGCGGTGACACTGCTGCCCCGCCGCCCGACTCAGCCCAGGGTGAGCAGTTCCTCGTAG
- a CDS encoding M24 family metallopeptidase: MADDEPTRAERLLDAQAKAVRLFAEIEGRGLVAPGEGERAVSDRIRDLANEMFGTTRHWHKRIVRSGPNTLLPYRENPPDRVIGTDDIVFADLGPIFEEYEADFGRTFVLGEDPVKRRLRDDLPKVFDAGKRFFESDPEITGQRLHAEVERLAAEAGWELGGWHAGHLVGEFPHETIDGARVESYITPDNDTPLRRTDKAGRRCHWILEIHLVDREREFGGFYEELLTLG; encoded by the coding sequence ATGGCAGACGACGAACCCACGCGCGCGGAACGGCTGCTGGATGCCCAGGCGAAGGCCGTACGGCTCTTCGCGGAGATCGAGGGGCGCGGGCTGGTGGCGCCGGGCGAGGGGGAGCGGGCGGTCAGCGACCGGATCCGGGACCTGGCGAACGAGATGTTCGGGACGACCCGGCACTGGCACAAGCGGATCGTGCGCTCGGGGCCGAACACGCTCCTGCCGTACCGGGAGAATCCGCCGGACCGTGTGATCGGCACGGACGACATCGTGTTCGCCGACCTCGGGCCGATCTTCGAAGAGTACGAGGCCGACTTCGGCCGGACCTTCGTCCTCGGCGAGGACCCGGTCAAGCGGCGGCTGCGGGACGATCTGCCCAAGGTCTTCGACGCGGGCAAGCGGTTCTTCGAGAGCGACCCGGAGATCACCGGGCAGCGGTTGCACGCCGAGGTGGAGCGGCTGGCCGCCGAGGCCGGCTGGGAGCTGGGCGGCTGGCACGCCGGCCACCTGGTCGGGGAGTTCCCGCACGAGACGATCGACGGCGCGCGCGTGGAGTCGTACATCACGCCCGACAACGACACCCCGCTGCGGCGCACCGACAAGGCCGGACGACGCTGCCACTGGATCCTGGAGATCCACCTCGTCGACCGGGAACGGGAGTTCGGCGGCTTCTACGAGGAACTGCTCACCCTGGGCTGA
- a CDS encoding CbtA family protein has product MNSAMVRNLLVRGMLAGLGAGVLALVAAYFLGEPSVDRAISFEGAHAPAHEHEVELVSRGVQSTAGLATGVLVYGIAFGGIAALAYCVALGRVGRFTPRATALLLSGGALLAVYVVPFLKYPANPPAVGNGDTIGKRTTLYFLMMLLSVLLAVAATILGKRLAPRLGTWYATVAAVAAFAVVIGLAYAFLPVVNEVPGDFPATVLWRFRLSALAMQVILWGGFGLLFGELAERLLNPKPTTADEGRSVATATH; this is encoded by the coding sequence ATGAACTCCGCAATGGTGAGAAATCTGCTCGTCCGGGGCATGCTGGCCGGTCTGGGGGCCGGTGTGCTGGCCCTGGTCGCCGCCTACTTCCTCGGTGAGCCGAGCGTCGATCGCGCGATCAGTTTCGAGGGGGCCCACGCTCCCGCGCATGAGCACGAGGTCGAGCTGGTCTCGCGTGGTGTGCAGTCCACGGCCGGGCTGGCCACCGGTGTCCTGGTCTACGGGATCGCCTTCGGCGGTATCGCGGCCCTCGCGTACTGCGTCGCCCTGGGCCGTGTCGGCCGTTTCACCCCGCGGGCGACCGCGCTGCTGCTGTCGGGGGGTGCGCTGCTGGCGGTCTATGTGGTGCCGTTTCTGAAGTACCCGGCCAATCCGCCGGCGGTCGGCAACGGCGACACGATCGGCAAGCGCACGACGCTGTATTTCCTGATGATGCTGCTCAGTGTGCTTCTCGCGGTCGCCGCGACCATTCTGGGCAAGCGGTTGGCTCCGAGGCTGGGCACCTGGTACGCGACCGTGGCGGCGGTGGCTGCTTTTGCCGTGGTGATCGGGCTGGCGTATGCCTTCCTTCCTGTGGTCAACGAGGTGCCGGGGGACTTCCCCGCCACTGTGCTGTGGCGGTTCCGGCTGTCCGCGCTGGCCATGCAGGTCATCTTGTGGGGCGGTTTCGGTCTACTCTTCGGTGAGCTTGCCGAGCGGTTGCTGAATCCCAAGCCTACGACGGCCGATGAGGGCCGGTCGGTGGCGACCGCCACGCACTGA
- a CDS encoding NAD-dependent formate dehydrogenase — protein sequence MAKVLCVLYDDPTDGNPTTYARDDLPTIDHYPGGQTTPTPEAVDFAPGRLLGSVSGELGLRGFLEKAGHTLVVTSDKDGDGSVFDRELPDADVVISQPFWPAYLTPERIAVAENLKLAITAGIGSDHVDLDAAIAHGVTVAEVTYSNSISVAEHVVMMTLSLVRNYLPSHQVVLDGGWNIADCVARSYDLEGMHVGTVAAGRIGLAVLRRLAPFDVRLHYTDRRRLPREIEEELGLTFHKSAADMAPHCDVVTINAPLHPETEGLFGDELLATMKRGAYLINTARARIVDRDAVDRALRSGQLAGYAGDVWYPQPAPADHPWRTMPHHGMTPHISGSTLSAQARYAAGTREILESWLAGRPIRDEYLIVDGGALAGTGAHSYSVTK from the coding sequence ATGGCCAAGGTGCTCTGCGTCCTGTACGACGACCCCACCGACGGAAACCCCACCACGTACGCTCGCGACGACCTTCCGACGATCGACCACTACCCCGGGGGCCAGACCACCCCGACCCCCGAAGCCGTCGACTTCGCACCGGGCCGGTTGCTCGGCAGCGTCTCCGGCGAACTCGGCCTGCGCGGCTTCCTGGAGAAGGCCGGGCACACCCTCGTCGTCACCTCCGACAAGGACGGCGACGGCTCTGTGTTCGACCGCGAGCTGCCCGATGCGGACGTCGTCATCTCGCAGCCGTTCTGGCCGGCGTACCTGACGCCCGAGCGCATCGCCGTCGCCGAGAACCTGAAGCTCGCGATCACCGCGGGAATCGGCTCCGACCACGTCGACCTCGACGCGGCGATCGCGCACGGGGTGACGGTCGCCGAGGTGACGTACTCCAACAGCATCAGCGTCGCCGAGCACGTGGTGATGATGACCCTGTCCCTGGTGCGGAACTACCTGCCCTCCCACCAGGTGGTCCTGGACGGCGGGTGGAACATCGCGGACTGCGTGGCCCGTTCGTACGACCTGGAAGGCATGCACGTCGGCACGGTCGCCGCCGGCCGCATCGGGCTGGCCGTACTGCGCCGCCTCGCCCCCTTCGACGTCAGGTTGCACTACACCGACCGGCGGCGGCTGCCCCGGGAGATCGAGGAGGAGCTGGGCCTGACCTTTCACAAGAGCGCGGCCGACATGGCACCGCACTGCGACGTCGTCACCATCAACGCGCCGCTGCACCCCGAGACGGAGGGCCTGTTCGGGGACGAACTGCTCGCCACGATGAAGCGCGGCGCCTACCTGATCAACACGGCCCGGGCCCGCATCGTGGACCGGGACGCCGTCGACCGTGCCCTGCGCAGCGGCCAACTGGCGGGCTACGCGGGCGACGTCTGGTACCCGCAGCCGGCCCCCGCCGACCACCCCTGGCGCACCATGCCGCACCATGGCATGACCCCGCACATCTCCGGCTCCACCCTGTCCGCGCAGGCCCGTTACGCGGCCGGCACCCGCGAGATCCTGGAGTCCTGGCTCGCGGGACGGCCCATCCGCGACGAATACCTGATCGTCGACGGGGGAGCACTCGCCGGAACCGGCGCGCACTCCTACTCCGTGACCAAGTAA
- a CDS encoding VOC family protein, whose translation MACRISELVLGCRDPEVLARFWCEVLDFVVLDREDDGTLEIGPREGFGGPQPTIILSRRDEPEPGKSRLHIDVNATDRDQDAELERLLKLGARRADIGQTGEEQWHVLADPEGNEFCLLKARLAAL comes from the coding sequence ATGGCATGTCGTATCAGTGAACTCGTGCTCGGTTGCCGCGACCCCGAGGTGCTGGCGCGGTTCTGGTGCGAGGTCCTGGACTTCGTGGTGCTCGATCGCGAGGACGACGGAACCCTGGAGATCGGGCCGCGCGAAGGGTTCGGCGGTCCGCAGCCGACGATCATCCTCAGCCGCAGAGACGAGCCGGAGCCCGGGAAATCCCGGCTGCACATCGACGTCAACGCCACCGACCGCGATCAGGACGCCGAGCTCGAACGCCTCCTGAAGCTCGGTGCGCGCCGGGCCGACATCGGCCAGACCGGGGAGGAGCAGTGGCACGTCCTCGCCGATCCCGAAGGCAATGAGTTCTGCCTGCTCAAGGCCCGTCTCGCGGCACTCTGA
- a CDS encoding serine hydrolase translates to MGRHRRITQPSRSTLATKAALAAGVLVPTIASVGSAHAATPQAAICTSDRPELADKLSEDINSALDGSAATTAISLHDRTTNTTCTLDADRHFDSASTVKVTVLSTLLWDAQKDDRALTQEEKDHATAMITESDNDATTALWKQLGADKINGFLQAAGMANTTLDSEGHWGLTQITANDEEKLLQLVTHTNPVLSDDSRAYILKLTGEVIPSQRWGTPAGAPSDAQVHVKNGWLERATNGWRVHSLGAFTGGDHDYTITVLSQDNATMDDGIANIEGIARAVHENLNAPASSARS, encoded by the coding sequence ATGGGTCGACACCGACGAATAACCCAGCCTTCCCGTAGCACCCTGGCGACAAAAGCGGCGCTGGCCGCCGGGGTGCTCGTGCCGACGATCGCCTCGGTGGGGTCGGCTCACGCGGCCACCCCGCAGGCGGCGATCTGCACCTCGGACCGGCCGGAACTCGCCGACAAGCTCTCCGAGGACATCAACTCGGCACTGGACGGCTCCGCCGCCACCACGGCGATCAGCCTCCACGACCGCACCACGAACACCACCTGCACTCTGGATGCGGACCGGCACTTCGACTCCGCGAGCACGGTCAAGGTGACCGTGCTCAGCACCCTGCTGTGGGACGCGCAGAAGGACGATCGCGCCCTGACGCAGGAGGAGAAGGATCACGCCACCGCCATGATCACGGAGTCCGACAACGACGCCACCACCGCGCTGTGGAAGCAGCTCGGGGCCGACAAGATCAACGGGTTCCTGCAGGCCGCGGGAATGGCCAACACCACCCTCGACAGCGAGGGTCACTGGGGGCTCACCCAGATCACCGCGAACGACGAGGAAAAGCTCCTCCAACTGGTGACCCACACCAACCCGGTGCTCAGCGATGACTCCCGTGCCTACATCCTGAAGCTGACGGGCGAGGTCATCCCCTCGCAGCGCTGGGGCACCCCGGCCGGCGCGCCGAGCGACGCCCAGGTGCATGTGAAGAACGGCTGGCTGGAGCGGGCCACGAACGGCTGGCGGGTGCACAGCCTCGGCGCCTTCACCGGCGGCGACCACGACTACACGATCACGGTGCTCTCGCAGGACAACGCCACGATGGACGATGGCATCGCCAACATCGAGGGCATTGCCCGCGCGGTCCACGAGAACCTCAACGCGCCCGCGTCCAGCGCTCGGTCGTAA
- a CDS encoding LysE family translocator: MVSTESVLTFAAMSLLVIVIPGPSVLFVVGRALAHGRRTALATVLGNVIGCYALVIAVAWGLGALVESSVALFMGVKLAGAAYLVYLGVQAFRHRREMRAANMDAPAHERRGDLRSILDGILVGVTNPKGIVFFAAVLPQFVDHSVGHVPVQMMVLGLVPITIGLVTDTLWGLGASAARSWFARSDRRLSMIGGAGGLAMIGLGLTVAATGRAD; encoded by the coding sequence GTGGTGTCCACGGAGAGTGTTCTCACGTTCGCGGCGATGTCGCTCTTGGTGATCGTGATCCCGGGGCCGAGTGTGCTGTTCGTGGTCGGCAGGGCCCTCGCACACGGCCGCCGCACGGCGCTCGCGACGGTCCTCGGCAATGTGATCGGCTGCTACGCCCTGGTGATCGCCGTCGCGTGGGGCCTCGGCGCGCTGGTGGAGAGCTCGGTGGCGCTGTTCATGGGCGTGAAGCTGGCAGGAGCGGCGTATCTCGTCTACCTGGGTGTGCAGGCGTTCCGGCACCGCAGGGAGATGCGGGCGGCGAACATGGACGCTCCGGCCCATGAGCGGCGTGGTGATCTGCGTTCGATTCTGGACGGCATTTTGGTGGGCGTCACCAACCCGAAGGGCATCGTCTTCTTCGCGGCGGTGCTACCGCAGTTCGTCGACCACTCGGTGGGTCATGTTCCCGTTCAGATGATGGTGCTGGGCCTGGTCCCGATCACCATTGGCCTGGTCACGGACACCCTGTGGGGTCTGGGCGCCTCGGCGGCCCGCTCCTGGTTCGCCCGCTCGGACCGCCGCCTCTCGATGATCGGCGGGGCGGGCGGCCTCGCGATGATCGGCCTGGGCCTGACGGTGGCGGCGACCGGCCGCGCCGACTGA
- a CDS encoding CbtB domain-containing protein, whose protein sequence is MAQHVAQPTATTPELPATLPLKAIAPWAVFFGILMLVLLYFVGAEQGATAVVSGENVHEWVHDARHLLGFPCH, encoded by the coding sequence ATGGCGCAGCACGTCGCGCAGCCCACAGCCACCACCCCCGAACTGCCCGCCACGCTGCCGCTGAAGGCGATAGCTCCGTGGGCGGTTTTCTTCGGCATTCTGATGCTGGTCCTGCTGTACTTCGTCGGCGCCGAGCAGGGCGCCACCGCCGTTGTTTCCGGTGAGAACGTCCATGAGTGGGTGCATGACGCCCGTCATCTGCTCGGCTTCCCCTGCCACTGA
- a CDS encoding LysR family transcriptional regulator produces MQLRQLEYLVALARERHFVRAAAACYVSQPSLSAAIRRLEHELGVPIVRRGRRYEGLTPEGEVVLAWAHRILAERDGLRQELSALGDGLTGTLRLGVIPTAMPAASLLTSPFCESHPRARASIESLSSVDITHGLAEFELDAAMTYLDDDSLGGLRRLPLYEERYVLLTPVDGLLATAATARWAQAADLPLCLLGPRMRNRRIMDECFAADGATVTPAIESDSVAGLYAHLPGGRWSSVISHAWLHLFGVPEGMRVVPLEGPVHGPRVGLVTGPDDPPSVLAGALLTVAREADVRQALDERLHTYLNGHER; encoded by the coding sequence ATGCAGCTGCGCCAACTGGAGTACCTGGTCGCCCTCGCCCGCGAGCGCCACTTCGTCCGCGCGGCGGCCGCCTGCTATGTCTCCCAGCCGTCGCTGTCCGCCGCCATCCGCCGCCTTGAACACGAACTGGGTGTACCGATCGTGCGCAGGGGACGACGGTACGAGGGGCTCACCCCGGAGGGCGAGGTGGTGCTGGCGTGGGCACACCGCATCCTCGCCGAACGGGACGGGCTGCGGCAGGAACTCTCTGCGCTGGGCGACGGCCTGACCGGGACGCTCCGCCTGGGAGTGATCCCTACCGCGATGCCCGCCGCCTCCCTCCTCACCAGCCCCTTCTGCGAGAGCCACCCGAGGGCCCGGGCGAGCATCGAGTCACTGTCCTCGGTCGACATCACGCATGGGCTGGCCGAGTTCGAACTGGACGCGGCGATGACCTACCTCGACGACGACTCCCTGGGCGGCCTGCGCCGGCTCCCGCTGTACGAGGAGCGGTACGTCCTCCTCACACCCGTCGACGGCTTGCTCGCCACCGCGGCCACGGCCCGCTGGGCGCAGGCGGCCGACCTTCCCCTGTGCCTGCTCGGCCCGCGGATGCGCAACCGCCGCATCATGGACGAGTGCTTCGCCGCCGACGGCGCCACCGTCACGCCCGCCATCGAGTCGGACAGCGTCGCCGGGCTGTACGCCCACCTGCCCGGCGGCCGCTGGTCCAGCGTGATCTCGCATGCGTGGCTGCACCTGTTCGGCGTACCGGAGGGCATGCGGGTGGTGCCCCTGGAGGGGCCCGTACACGGGCCGCGAGTCGGGCTGGTCACCGGCCCCGACGACCCGCCCTCCGTCCTCGCCGGGGCGCTGCTGACGGTGGCCCGGGAGGCCGACGTACGGCAGGCGCTGGACGAGCGCCTGCACACCTACCTCAACGGACACGAGCGATAG
- a CDS encoding heavy metal translocating P-type ATPase yields the protein MDTLVSLGVAASFAWSSYALFFGGAGDPGMRMPFSLVPTASDGVAHIYLEAAVGVPLFVLAGRFLETRARRGTGAALRALARLAAKEVSVRDGEGERLIPIQELRVGQVFVARPGERMATDGTVVEGSSAVDLSLVTGESEPVEVGPGTPVIGGAINAGGLLLVRATAVGADTQLSRITRLVTDAQAGKARAQRLADKAAGVFVPVVLTLAVTVLGFWLGAGAEPQAAITASVAVLVVACPCALGLATPTALMAATGRGAQLGVLVSGPQALEGLRHLDAVVLDKTGTLTSGHMSVARVTAVPGGLGEKELVRLAGAVEQGSEHPLGRALTAHARRTDPGESLPAVADFIALPGKGVRGRVAGRLIEVLAPDDELPPTLAQALSASETAARTPVVVRVDGATEALIEVGDVLRPGSYRAVERLRRLGVRPVLATGDREAPARAVAADLRIEEVHARCTPEDKAALVRELREQGYRVAVVGDGVNDAAALAGADLGIAMGTGTDVAIGAADVTLVRGDIETLADAVRLARSALGTIRVNLLWAFGYNVVTVPLAMVGLLNPMLAAAAMSVSSLLVVGNSLRLRAWQPSPTGPRPSRPAAPAARKPL from the coding sequence ATGGACACCCTGGTGTCACTGGGTGTCGCGGCCTCCTTCGCCTGGTCCTCCTACGCGCTGTTCTTCGGCGGGGCCGGGGATCCCGGCATGCGGATGCCCTTCAGCCTGGTGCCCACCGCCTCGGACGGCGTCGCCCATATCTATCTGGAAGCCGCCGTCGGCGTACCGCTGTTCGTCCTCGCCGGCCGCTTCCTGGAAACACGGGCCCGGCGGGGGACCGGCGCGGCACTGCGCGCCCTGGCCCGGCTGGCCGCGAAAGAGGTGTCGGTACGCGACGGCGAGGGCGAGCGCCTGATCCCGATCCAGGAACTGCGGGTCGGCCAGGTCTTCGTCGCCCGGCCCGGGGAGCGCATGGCCACCGACGGCACGGTGGTGGAGGGCAGCTCGGCCGTCGATCTCTCCCTGGTCACCGGGGAGAGCGAGCCGGTGGAAGTCGGCCCCGGCACGCCCGTGATCGGCGGTGCCATCAACGCGGGGGGCCTGCTCCTGGTGCGGGCCACCGCGGTGGGCGCCGATACCCAACTGTCCCGGATCACCCGGCTGGTGACCGATGCCCAGGCGGGCAAGGCACGGGCGCAGCGGCTCGCCGACAAGGCCGCGGGCGTCTTCGTCCCGGTCGTGCTCACCCTGGCCGTCACGGTCCTCGGATTCTGGCTCGGGGCCGGTGCCGAGCCGCAGGCCGCGATCACCGCGAGCGTGGCCGTCCTGGTCGTGGCGTGCCCCTGCGCGCTGGGCCTGGCGACCCCCACCGCGCTGATGGCGGCGACCGGCCGGGGCGCCCAACTGGGCGTCCTGGTCAGCGGACCGCAGGCGCTGGAGGGGCTGCGGCACCTCGACGCCGTCGTGCTGGACAAGACCGGCACCCTCACCTCCGGGCATATGAGTGTCGCCCGGGTCACCGCCGTGCCGGGCGGACTCGGCGAGAAGGAACTGGTCCGGCTGGCGGGCGCGGTCGAACAGGGATCGGAACACCCGCTGGGGCGTGCCCTCACCGCCCACGCCCGGCGCACCGATCCCGGAGAGTCCCTCCCGGCCGTCGCCGACTTCATCGCGCTGCCGGGCAAGGGCGTGCGCGGGCGGGTGGCGGGCCGACTGATCGAAGTCCTGGCCCCGGACGACGAGTTGCCCCCGACACTGGCTCAAGCACTGTCGGCCTCCGAGACCGCCGCCCGTACACCGGTCGTGGTCCGCGTCGACGGCGCGACCGAGGCACTGATCGAGGTCGGAGATGTGCTGCGACCGGGAAGCTACCGGGCCGTGGAGCGGCTCCGCCGCCTGGGCGTGCGCCCGGTACTCGCCACCGGCGACCGCGAGGCGCCCGCCCGCGCCGTCGCCGCCGATCTCCGTATCGAGGAGGTGCACGCCCGTTGCACCCCGGAGGACAAGGCCGCCCTCGTCCGCGAGCTGCGGGAGCAGGGCTACCGGGTCGCCGTCGTCGGTGACGGGGTCAACGACGCGGCCGCGCTGGCCGGCGCCGACCTCGGCATCGCCATGGGCACGGGCACGGATGTGGCGATCGGGGCGGCCGACGTGACGCTGGTACGCGGTGACATCGAGACCTTGGCGGACGCGGTCCGCCTCGCCCGCAGTGCGCTCGGCACGATCCGCGTCAATCTGCTCTGGGCGTTCGGCTACAACGTCGTGACCGTACCGCTGGCCATGGTCGGCCTGCTCAACCCCATGCTCGCCGCGGCCGCGATGTCGGTCAGCTCGCTGCTCGTGGTCGGCAACAGCCTGCGGCTGCGCGCCTGGCAACCGTCGCCGACCGGCCCACGCCCCTCCCGGCCCGCCGCGCCTGCCGCCCGGAAGCCCCTGTGA
- a CDS encoding cobalamin-binding protein, whose amino-acid sequence MRIVSLLPAATDIVAELGLAEHLVGRTHECDWPPEEVASVPVVTGADLDQNTRTSREISDAVGGSTHSGSSLYTLDTEALAALSPDVVLTQDLCEVCAVSYEKVSRAVRLLDADTRVLSLEPRTLDDVLDCLVTVGELLGVRERAEQRRADLRDRLERIRRSVTGRARPRVVAIEWLDPLWPAGHWVPDQITAAGGEPLLATSGEHTKPMTWEAVRAARPEVVLVLPCGFPPERTLRETELLTRLPGWTDLPAVRDGRVWVLDGPAYFNRPGPRVVRGAEVLAHVLHGVRAGTAVTADEAGLFPGAPGR is encoded by the coding sequence ATGCGCATCGTCTCCCTGCTGCCCGCCGCGACCGACATCGTCGCCGAACTCGGACTCGCCGAGCACCTGGTCGGCCGGACACACGAATGCGACTGGCCACCGGAAGAGGTGGCATCCGTTCCTGTGGTCACCGGAGCCGACCTCGACCAGAACACCCGCACCAGCCGGGAGATCTCCGACGCGGTCGGCGGATCCACACACTCCGGGTCGTCCCTCTACACCCTCGACACCGAAGCACTCGCGGCCCTGAGCCCCGACGTGGTGCTCACCCAGGACCTGTGCGAGGTGTGCGCCGTCTCGTACGAGAAGGTCAGCCGGGCCGTCCGGCTGCTCGACGCCGACACCCGCGTCCTCAGCCTGGAGCCACGCACACTCGACGACGTACTGGACTGCCTGGTCACCGTCGGTGAGCTGCTCGGCGTGCGCGAGCGCGCCGAGCAGCGCCGGGCCGACCTGCGCGACCGCCTCGAACGGATCCGCCGGTCGGTCACGGGCCGCGCCCGGCCCCGGGTCGTGGCGATCGAATGGCTCGACCCACTGTGGCCCGCCGGGCACTGGGTCCCCGACCAGATCACCGCCGCCGGCGGCGAACCGCTGCTCGCCACGTCCGGCGAGCACACCAAGCCGATGACCTGGGAAGCGGTGCGCGCCGCCCGGCCGGAGGTGGTGCTCGTCCTGCCGTGCGGCTTCCCACCCGAACGGACCCTGCGGGAAACGGAACTCCTCACCCGCCTCCCGGGCTGGACGGACCTGCCCGCCGTACGGGACGGGCGGGTCTGGGTGCTGGACGGGCCCGCCTACTTCAACCGCCCCGGCCCCCGCGTGGTGCGCGGAGCGGAGGTACTGGCCCACGTCCTCCACGGCGTACGGGCCGGGACGGCGGTCACGGCGGACGAGGCAGGCCTGTTCCCGGGCGCGCCCGGCCGGTGA